A genomic stretch from Lepisosteus oculatus isolate fLepOcu1 chromosome 7, fLepOcu1.hap2, whole genome shotgun sequence includes:
- the ndufa9a gene encoding NADH dehydrogenase [ubiquinone] 1 alpha subcomplex subunit 9, mitochondrial — translation MAAVALRCRPAGVLSRFSCAGSPGVISAVSIVVQQRKIHHAVIPRGKGGRSSFSGIAATVFGATGFLGRYVVNRLGRVGSQIVIPHRCDQYDIMYLRPMGDLGQIIFLEWDARDKESIRRALAHSNVVINLVGREWETRHFSFEDVHVNIPKQIAKAAREAGIEKFIHMSHLNADIRSPSRYLRTKAVGEAVVREEFPDAIIMKPSELFGREDRFFNHFANMRWFGKAIPLIARGKKTVKQPVYVVDVAKAIVGAIKDPDSNGKTYALVGPNRYLLHDLVEYVYAVAHRPFICYPMPRPLYHLVAGFFELSPFEPWTTRDKADRFHTTDMKFPALPGLQDLGIVPTPVEQKAIEVLRRHRRYRWLEAELGETKPAKTVNF, via the exons ATGGCGGCCGTGGCCCTCCGCTGCCGTCCTGCAGGTGTCCTTTCCAGGTTTTCAT GCGCTGGATCTCCAGGTGTGATATCAGCTGTCTCTATTGTGGTGCAGCAGCGGAAAATCCACCATGCAGTTATCCCCCGTGGCAAAGGGGGGCGCTCTTCCTTCAGTGGAATAGCCGCAACAGTGTTTGGAGCCACAGGCTTTCTCGGCAGATATGTGGTCAATCGGCTCG GGCGTGTCGGATCCCAGATTGTCATTCCTCATCGCTGTGACCAGTATGACATCATGTACCTGAGACCCATGGGAGATCTTGGACAAATCATTTTCCTG gaGTGGGACGCCAGAGACAAGGAGTCCATCAGACGTGCTCTAGCGCACTCCAATGTGGTCATCAATCTCGTTGGAAGGGAATGGGAGACGAG GCATTTTAGCTTTGAGGACGTCCATGTGAACATCCCGAAACAGATCGCCAAGGCTGCCCGAGAAGCTGGTATCGAAAAGTTTATCCACATGTCTCACCTCAACGCTGACATCCGCAGCCCCTCCAGATATCTGAGGACAAAG GCTGTTGGAGAAGCAGTTGTGAGAGAAGAGTTCCCTGATGCAATAATTATGAAGCCATCTGAACTGTTTGGGAGAGAGGACCGATTTTTCAACCATTTTGCAA ACATGCGTTGGTTTGGCAAGGCAATACCACTCATTGCTAGGGGGAAGAAGACCGTGAAGCAGCCCGTTTAT GTTGTGGATGTAGCCAAGGCCATTGTCGGCGCGATTAAGGACCCCGACTCCAATGGAAAAACCTACGCTCTTGTTGG CCCCAACAGATACCTTCTTCATGACCTGGTGGAATACGTTTATGCTGTGGCTCACAGGCCTTTTATATGCTACCCAATGCCACGTCCTTTATATCA tttGGTTGCGGGATTTTTTGAGCTCAGTCCCTTTGAGCCATGGACGACTCGGGACAAAGCAGACAGG TTTCACACGACGGACATGAAGTTCCCCGCCTTGCCAGGCTTACAGGACCTGGGCATCGTGCCAACGCCCGTGGAACAGAAGGCTATAGAAGTCCTGCGCCGTCACCGTAGGTACCGCTGGCTGGAGGCGGAACTGGGAGAGACCAAACCAGCCAAGACTGTCAACTTCTGA